GTTCCCTAAAGACCATAGGTCTCCATTTCGGCGGCAGGGACCATAGCACGGTGATTCACGCGCTCAATTTAGTTGAAAAACTGAAAAGCAGGGACGCAAAATTTCGCCAAAGAGTCGAAGAAATTGAACACCAACTTAGGATATCATCGTCGTAGGACCTGCCGTTTATCCACTATATAGGTCAATAAAGAGTTCTTTTTATGTGGGCAGCCCCAGAGATTTGCGGTCAGGTATAGACGGTCTGTTTTGGCGGCGTAGAGGACCTTTGTACTATTCACATAAAACCCACATTCACTGTTTATGACACAGAGCCATAAATTCTTAAAATTCTCATTCGCTGCCAACCGAAGACTCCCACTTACCAACATTTCCACACCTATTACCACAATCTTATACTAAATTTTTTCTTGAAAAGGATATAAATATTATTTACCTTTGACAGAACAGATACGCACAGTACACAAACAGGAGGGTGACAGATGGAGTACTCTGTCAGTAGAACTGACCTGTACAAAGCCCTACAGAAGGTTATGACCGTGGTACCCTCAAAAACCACGCTTCCAATTTTGAGCAATATCCTCATGAAGGCGGAAGGTTCATCGTTGGTTTTAACTGCTACAGACCTTGAAATCTCTGTTACAACATCAGTCCCGGCTGAGGTTATTGAACCTGGTGCCACTACTATCTCAGCACGGACCTTTAACGACCTCATAAGGGAACTCCCAGATGTAGGACTAAGAATTACCTGCGATCAAAGCCAAAGACTTACTATTACCACGGATCGTGGTACCTATGCACTGGCGGCCCAGGCGGCAGAGGACTACCCGACTATCACCGCCGAGGAGTATGAAAATGAGTTTACGATTGAACCTGATGTGCTCGAAAGGGTAATTGAAAGAAGCGTATTTGCCGTGTCAACCGATCAGCTTCGCCCGGCATTATCTGGGGTGTACTTTCAGGTGTTTCCGTCAGAGCTTCGCCTCGTGGCCACGGATGGACACCGCCTTTCTAAAGTTGTGTACAGAAAGGGTAATCTAAGTAATAGTGAGAGTAGCGCGATTATTCCACCAAAGGCGTTACAGGCAGCGCAAAAGTCCATCGAAGAGGGAGTAGCCCAAATTAGGGTGAATATTGCGAGAAATCATATCGTTTTTAGATCTGATGCCACTGAGGTGTGTGCAAAACTTATTGACCAGGAGTACCCTAACTACGAGAGAGTGATTCCCACGAATAACGACAAAATCATGATTATTGATAGATCTGAGCTAATCTCCGTACTTCGGCGCGTCGCCATTTTCTCGAGCACGATGACCCATCAGGTACGTTTTGACATAGAGCGAAACCTGCTGACCATCAGCTCCGAGGATATAGAGATCGGCGGAGAAGGGCGTGAATCCATCGCCATTGAGTATGTTGGGGAGCCGCTGAAAATTGGGTACAATGCTAACTACCTAATAGAGATTCTGCGGCACATTGACACACAGCTGGCCCGTTTTGAGCTACGCGACTCGATGAGCGCCGCCCTCATCCGCCCAACAGAACAGAGCGAGAACGAGGAGTTTCTGGCCCTTGTGATGCCAATACGCCTTACGGAAGAATAGGCCGTGCCTCTGCCTACTCTGCGCTAATGTGGTTGTATAAGTTAGGGTTAGAAAACTTCTGTAACTATGAGAAAGCCTCTATTTCTTTCTCTTGTGCGGTCAATATTCTGACAGGGGAGAATGCGCAGGGAAAGAGCAATATCATAGATGCCATCTACTATCTTTGCTTCATGAGGGGGTTGCGTGGCCTCCCAGACGGGAGCGTGGTGAAGTTTGGGTCGGGTGGATTCCTGGTATGGGGGGTTTTTGCTTTTGCTGGTGGGGTCGAAAAGGAGTGTCGCATCCAATATAGCGTGGACCACGGTAAGTCTTGCCACGTGAATCGAAAGCCAGTGGGACGGCGATCAGAGCTTATTGGAAACTTTCCCGTGGTGGCAATGTCCGGGGACGACTACCTGATCACTAAAGGGGGTCCAGCGGAGCGCCGCCGGCTCATGGACACCTTTCTTTGCCAGGTAAGTCCCGGCTATATGGAGGCTTTGCGCACGTACATGGCCGCACTGAAGCAGCGCAACGCCCTGCTCAGGGGGAATTGGTCCACAGGAGCGCGCGAACAGCTTGTGGTGTGGACAGAACAGTTAGTGACGCACGGGACCAACCTCATGGAGGCAAGAAGGCGATTTATCTCGGCCCTTAGCCCGCTGGTAAGCGACTATTTCCAGAGTATTACTGGTCCCGGCTGGCAGCTGAACGCCCGATATGCGCCTAATGTGCCAGAGACAGAAGGTGAGACGACGACTGAGGCCTTCTTTGAGCAGCTAAGGCGCCTCAGCGAGCGAGAGCGACAACTTGGAGTGACGCTGGTGGGTCCTCACCGGGACGATGTCGTTTTTGAAATTCACGGGCATAGCCTACGGGACTTTGGCTCGCGCGGCGATCATAAAGCCGCGCTCATCTCACTCCGTCTGGCCGAACACAGACTGCTGCATGAATGGCGGGGAGAAAGTCCCATCCTCGTTATGGACGACCTCTTAGTCGATCTTGATGAGAAGCGAGCCGCGCGGGTACCCCGCCTCTTTCCAAGCGACACACAGGTAATCCTTACGTCGACCTCCGCCGACGCAGGGCGGACATTGGGGCTGCCGGACGGCACATTCCGGCTCTGGCGCGTTCAGCAGGGGGCTATAGCGGAGGTCGCGGCATAAACCGATGCGCTCTCCATCTGACATGCGTCGGGTTCTGGATGAGCTTCTCCGCAACCTTGGCATCGAGAGGCGGGTTAAGGAGCAGATGGCGATTGCTCTGTGGCCTAAGGCGGTTGGAGAGCGGATTGCGCGGGTGAGCACCCCAGTGCGAATACGGGATGGGATTCTATTTGTGAGGGTGACCAGCAGCACCTGGCGCAATGAGCTGGTTCTCCATAAGCGAGAGATTCTCAAGAGGGTGAATGAGACAGTCGGCAGGGCTGTCATCGAAGATATCCGCTTTCAATAAAGGACCGGAGGTGGGTGACACGGTGGTGGAAAGTGAGGTGACGAACGGGGAGCGCTACGACGCCAGCCAGATCCAGGTTCTGCGTGGTTTGGAGGCAGTCCGGCGCCGACCGGCCATGTATATTGGGGATGTTTCGGTGCGGGGGTTGCACCACCTTGTCTATGAGGTGGTGGACAATAGCGTTGACGAGGCGGTTGCCGGCTTTTGCACCCAGATCGACGTGACCCTCAACAAGGACGGCAGTGTGACCGTCGAAGACGAC
The sequence above is a segment of the Calditrichota bacterium genome. Coding sequences within it:
- the dnaN gene encoding DNA polymerase III subunit beta, producing MEYSVSRTDLYKALQKVMTVVPSKTTLPILSNILMKAEGSSLVLTATDLEISVTTSVPAEVIEPGATTISARTFNDLIRELPDVGLRITCDQSQRLTITTDRGTYALAAQAAEDYPTITAEEYENEFTIEPDVLERVIERSVFAVSTDQLRPALSGVYFQVFPSELRLVATDGHRLSKVVYRKGNLSNSESSAIIPPKALQAAQKSIEEGVAQIRVNIARNHIVFRSDATEVCAKLIDQEYPNYERVIPTNNDKIMIIDRSELISVLRRVAIFSSTMTHQVRFDIERNLLTISSEDIEIGGEGRESIAIEYVGEPLKIGYNANYLIEILRHIDTQLARFELRDSMSAALIRPTEQSENEEFLALVMPIRLTEE
- a CDS encoding DNA replication/repair protein RecF — translated: MWLYKLGLENFCNYEKASISFSCAVNILTGENAQGKSNIIDAIYYLCFMRGLRGLPDGSVVKFGSGGFLVWGVFAFAGGVEKECRIQYSVDHGKSCHVNRKPVGRRSELIGNFPVVAMSGDDYLITKGGPAERRRLMDTFLCQVSPGYMEALRTYMAALKQRNALLRGNWSTGAREQLVVWTEQLVTHGTNLMEARRRFISALSPLVSDYFQSITGPGWQLNARYAPNVPETEGETTTEAFFEQLRRLSERERQLGVTLVGPHRDDVVFEIHGHSLRDFGSRGDHKAALISLRLAEHRLLHEWRGESPILVMDDLLVDLDEKRAARVPRLFPSDTQVILTSTSADAGRTLGLPDGTFRLWRVQQGAIAEVAA
- a CDS encoding DUF721 domain-containing protein is translated as MRRVLDELLRNLGIERRVKEQMAIALWPKAVGERIARVSTPVRIRDGILFVRVTSSTWRNELVLHKREILKRVNETVGRAVIEDIRFQ